The proteins below are encoded in one region of Equus przewalskii isolate Varuska chromosome 1, EquPr2, whole genome shotgun sequence:
- the SCART1 gene encoding scavenger receptor cysteine-rich domain-containing protein SCART1 isoform X6: MRAALWALILGPLLLSLRAVPTGGTFREIRLVQGRSPCAGLPEIRNVNGVDRLCGLHQEEATVFCQELRCGPALQASRQGLGVVGKYMTCRGTEKTIRDCRLNNNLRSGCDFQQDAEVVCSGHTEARLVGGEHPCAGRLEVRRGLAWGAICDSDLDQATAHVVCRELQCGVAVSMPRGTHFGRGSGLIWTEAFHCAGNESLLFHCPRGPGHQCGHDQDAGLRCSEFRLVNGSSSCEGRLELQVQGAWKPLCAAHWDLADATVLCHQLNCGNAVATPQGGHFGDGDAPIWPDVFHCTGTEPYLWNCPVSTLGAPACALGNAAAVVCSGLPDALRLRDGQSRCDGRVEISLDGVWGRVLDDGWDLHGAAVVCRQLGCGGAERAYDAPAPPRGAVPVRLSRARCLGTESRLTQCNVSAALLVSAGTSRDAGVLCSGSRRVRLAAGPGRCAGRVEVLHGGAWGTVCDDGWDLRDAHVVCRQLACGAALSAPGAAHFGAGAGRIWMDELGCGGQESALWQCPSEGWGRHDCGHKEDAGVFCSESVALRLRGGTHHCTGWLDVFYNGTWGAVCSNTLKDTSMSIICKQLGCGEQGWLENRPVHAAGLGVSWVDNIECRRLRNSTLWQCPSAPWNPRSCTRGEEVWITCAGSSEQTPQDSTETLNCLSTHSCPEEGALRVRGGEDDCSGRVELWHAGSWGTVCDDSWDLADAEVVCRQLGCGRALSALAGAAFGPGSGPVWLDEVQCRGSEASLRSCPAEPWGRGDCAHKEDAGVRCSRDKGTTALPEASGSTLVPLPALKAGSLPVTFCFILGTLLGIVLLVLGTKWCHDRGACRDSRMSGSLHSEGVYEDIAAIPVEEKDNSPGGSQDLMLEEEYDDAQELEQDPEDEGAEEGAPLSSVGGALHSLGPEVRAGTEDQGGRCPRT, translated from the exons ATGAGGGCCGCTCTCTGGGCCTTGATACTCGGGCCCCTTCTCCTGTCTCTCAGGGCAGTCCCCACTG GCGGCACTTTTCGGGAGATCCGGCTGGTGCAGGGCCGCAGCCCCTGCGCGGGGCTCCCCGAGATCAGGAACGTGAACGGGGTGGATCGCCTCTGTGGCCTGCACCAGGAGGAGGCCACGGTGTTCTGCCAAGAGCTGAGGTGCGGCCCTGCGCTCCAGGCCTCCCGCCAGGGTTTGGGCGTCGTCGGGAAGTATATGACCTGCCGGGGCACCGAGAAGACCATCCGGGACTGCAGGCTCAACAACAACCTTCGCAGCGGCTGTGACTTCCAGCAGGACGCAGAGGTGGTCTGCTCAG GACACACTGAGGCCCGGCTGGTGGGCGGTGAGCACCCCTGTGCTGGGCGCCTGGAGGTGAGGCGTGGCCTGGCCTGGGGTGCCATCTGCGACTCTGACCTGGACCAGGCTACGGCTCACGTGGTGTGCCGAGAGCTGCAGTGTGGTGtggccgtgtccatgcccaggggCACCCACTTCGGCCGTGGCTCTGGGCTCATATGGACGGAGGCCTTCCACTGTGCAGGCAACGAGTCCCTGCTGTTCCACTGCCCTCGGGGGCCCGGGCACCAGTGTGGGCACGACCAAGACGCCGGGCTGAGGTGCTCAG AGTTCCGGCTGGTcaacggcagcagcagctgcGAGGGGCGCTTGGAACTCCAGGTTCAGGGGGCCTGGAAGCCCCTCTGTGCCGCCCACTGGGACTTAGCAGATGCCACCGTCCTCTGTCACCAGCTCAACTGTGGCAACGCGGTGGCCACTCCCCAAGGAGGCCATTTTGGGGACGGAGATGCTCCCATCTGGCCCGACGTGTTTCACTGCACGGGGACAGAGCCCTACTTGTGGAATTGCCCAGTTAGCACTCTGGGGGCCCCAGCCTGTGCCCTGGGAAACGCAGCCGCCGTGGTCTGCTCAG gcctccctgacGCCCTGCGACTAAGAGACGGGCAGAGCCGCTGCGATGGCCGCGTGGAGATATCCCTGGACGGGGTGTGGGGCCGCGTCCTGGACGACGGGTGGGACCTGCACGGCGCGGCCGTCGTGTGCCGGCAGCTGGGGTGCGGAGGCGCCGAGCGAGCCTACGACGCGCCTGCACCCCCGCGCGGGGCCGTCCCGGTGCGGCTGAGCCGTGCGCGCTGTCTGGGCACCGAGAGCCGCCTGACCCAGTGCAACGTGTCCGCGGCCCTGCTGGTGTCCGCGGGGACCTCGAGGGACGCGGGTGTCCTGTGCTCCG GGAGCCGCCGGGTGCGGCTGGCCGCGGGCCCGGGCCGCTGTGCAGGGCGTGTGGAGGTGCTCCACGGCGGCGCATGGGGCACCGTGTGCGACGACGGCTGGGACCTGCGGGACGCCCACGTGGTCTGCCGGCAGCTGGCCTGCGGCGCCGCCCTCAGCGCCCCAGGGGCCGCGCACTTCGGGGCTGGGGCCGGGCGCATCTGGATGGACGAGCTGGGCTGCGGGGGCCAGGAGTCTGCGCTGTGGCAGTGCCCGTCGGAGGGCTGGGGCCGGCACGACTGTGGACACAAGGAGGACGCCGGCGTCTTCTGCTCAG AATCGGTGGCCCTGAGGCTGCGAGGCGGCACCCACCACTGCACTGGGTGGCTGGACGTGTTCTACAATGGGACATGGGGCGCTGTGTGCAGTAACACCCTGAAGGACACCTCCATGTCCATCATCTGCAAgcagctgggctgtggggagcagggctggctggagaaCAGGCCCGTCCACGCTGCAGGCTTGGGCGTCTCCTGGGTGGACAACATTGAGTGCCGCAGGCTGCGAAACTccacgctgtggcagtgccccTCAGCCCCGTGGAACCCACGCTCCTGTACCCGCGGAGAGGAGGTCTGGATCACCTGTGCAG GATCATCAGAGCAAACGCCCCAGGATTCCACGGAGACTCTCAACTGCTTATCCACCCACAGCTGCCCAG aGGAGGGCGCGCTGCGCGTGCGCGGGGGAGAGGACGACTGCTCCGGTCGCGTGGAGCTCTGGCACGCCGGCTCCTGGGGCACCGTGTGCGACGATTCCTGGGACCTGGCGGACGCGGAGGTCGTGTGCCGCCAGCTGGGCTGTGGGCGGGCCCTGAGCGCCCTGGCGGGGGCCGCCTTCGGGCCGGGCTCGGGGCCCGTGTGGCTGGACGAGGTGCAGTGCCGGGGCAGCGAGGCGTCCCTGCGGAGCTGCCCCGCGGAGCCGTGGGGACGTGGAGACTGCGCGCACAAAGAGGACGCGGGCGTGCGCTGCTCCC GTGACAAGGGGACCACTGCCCTACCGGAGGCATCTG GCTCTACCCTGGTTCCTCTACCTGCCCTCAAGGCTGGGAGCCTGCCCGTGACCTTCTGCTTCATCCTGGGCACCCTCCTGGGCATTGTCTTGCTGGTCCTGGGGACGAAGTGGTGCCACGACAGAGGAGCCTGCAGGG ATTCCAGAATGTCGGGGAGTCTGCACTCAGAAGGTGTCTATGAGGACATCGCAGCCATCCCTGTGGAGGAGAAAGACAACAGCCCAGGGGGGTCTCAGGACCTGATGCTGGAGGAGGAGTACGACGATGCCCAGGAGCTGGAGCAGGACCCCGAGGacgagggagcagaggagggggcgCCCCTGAGCTCCGTGG GTGGGGCTCTTCACAGCCTGGGCCCAGAAGTTCGGGCTGGGACGGAAGACCAGGGTGGCCGGTGCCCCAGGACGTGA
- the SCART1 gene encoding scavenger receptor cysteine-rich domain-containing protein SCART1 isoform X2, with protein sequence MRAALWALILGPLLLSLRAVPTGGPGDLRLAYRPSPCDGVVLVQREGKWGHVCNREWTQREASVVCRQLGCGDAVGAPKYVPLPGEMQLPWLHNVSCSGKESSLWECSLGAWTRSKCPHEWVVVALCKSGTFREIRLVQGRSPCAGLPEIRNVNGVDRLCGLHQEEATVFCQELRCGPALQASRQGLGVVGKYMTCRGTEKTIRDCRLNNNLRSGCDFQQDAEVVCSGHTEARLVGGEHPCAGRLEVRRGLAWGAICDSDLDQATAHVVCRELQCGVAVSMPRGTHFGRGSGLIWTEAFHCAGNESLLFHCPRGPGHQCGHDQDAGLRCSEFRLVNGSSSCEGRLELQVQGAWKPLCAAHWDLADATVLCHQLNCGNAVATPQGGHFGDGDAPIWPDVFHCTGTEPYLWNCPVSTLGAPACALGNAAAVVCSGLPDALRLRDGQSRCDGRVEISLDGVWGRVLDDGWDLHGAAVVCRQLGCGGAERAYDAPAPPRGAVPVRLSRARCLGTESRLTQCNVSAALLVSAGTSRDAGVLCSGSRRVRLAAGPGRCAGRVEVLHGGAWGTVCDDGWDLRDAHVVCRQLACGAALSAPGAAHFGAGAGRIWMDELGCGGQESALWQCPSEGWGRHDCGHKEDAGVFCSESVALRLRGGTHHCTGWLDVFYNGTWGAVCSNTLKDTSMSIICKQLGCGEQGWLENRPVHAAGLGVSWVDNIECRRLRNSTLWQCPSAPWNPRSCTRGEEVWITCAGSSEQTPQDSTETLNCLSTHSCPEEGALRVRGGEDDCSGRVELWHAGSWGTVCDDSWDLADAEVVCRQLGCGRALSALAGAAFGPGSGPVWLDEVQCRGSEASLRSCPAEPWGRGDCAHKEDAGVRCSRDKGTTALPEASGSTLVPLPALKAGSLPVTFCFILGTLLGIVLLVLGTKWCHDRGACRDSRMSGSLHSEGVYEDIAAIPVEEKDNSPGGSQDLMLEEEYDDAQELEQDPEDEGAEEGAPLSSVGGALHSLGPEVRAGTEDQGGRCPRT encoded by the exons ATGAGGGCCGCTCTCTGGGCCTTGATACTCGGGCCCCTTCTCCTGTCTCTCAGGGCAGTCCCCACTG GTGGACCCGGCGACCTGAGGCTGGCATACAGACCCAGCCCATGTGACGGAGTGGTGCTGGTCCAACGCGAGGGGAAGTGGGGACACGTGTGCAACCGGGAGTGGACACAGAGGGAGGCGTCTGTGGTCTGCAGGCAGCTGGGCTGTGGAGATGCGGTGGGGGCCCCCAAGTACGTCCCACTGCCTGGGGAGATGCAGCTGCCCTGGCTCCACAACGTGTCCTGCAGCGGAAAGGAGTCCTCCCTGTGGGAGTGCAGCCTCGGGGCATGGACGCGGAGCAAGTGCCCCCACGAGTGGGTGGTGGTGGCTCTGTGCAAGA GCGGCACTTTTCGGGAGATCCGGCTGGTGCAGGGCCGCAGCCCCTGCGCGGGGCTCCCCGAGATCAGGAACGTGAACGGGGTGGATCGCCTCTGTGGCCTGCACCAGGAGGAGGCCACGGTGTTCTGCCAAGAGCTGAGGTGCGGCCCTGCGCTCCAGGCCTCCCGCCAGGGTTTGGGCGTCGTCGGGAAGTATATGACCTGCCGGGGCACCGAGAAGACCATCCGGGACTGCAGGCTCAACAACAACCTTCGCAGCGGCTGTGACTTCCAGCAGGACGCAGAGGTGGTCTGCTCAG GACACACTGAGGCCCGGCTGGTGGGCGGTGAGCACCCCTGTGCTGGGCGCCTGGAGGTGAGGCGTGGCCTGGCCTGGGGTGCCATCTGCGACTCTGACCTGGACCAGGCTACGGCTCACGTGGTGTGCCGAGAGCTGCAGTGTGGTGtggccgtgtccatgcccaggggCACCCACTTCGGCCGTGGCTCTGGGCTCATATGGACGGAGGCCTTCCACTGTGCAGGCAACGAGTCCCTGCTGTTCCACTGCCCTCGGGGGCCCGGGCACCAGTGTGGGCACGACCAAGACGCCGGGCTGAGGTGCTCAG AGTTCCGGCTGGTcaacggcagcagcagctgcGAGGGGCGCTTGGAACTCCAGGTTCAGGGGGCCTGGAAGCCCCTCTGTGCCGCCCACTGGGACTTAGCAGATGCCACCGTCCTCTGTCACCAGCTCAACTGTGGCAACGCGGTGGCCACTCCCCAAGGAGGCCATTTTGGGGACGGAGATGCTCCCATCTGGCCCGACGTGTTTCACTGCACGGGGACAGAGCCCTACTTGTGGAATTGCCCAGTTAGCACTCTGGGGGCCCCAGCCTGTGCCCTGGGAAACGCAGCCGCCGTGGTCTGCTCAG gcctccctgacGCCCTGCGACTAAGAGACGGGCAGAGCCGCTGCGATGGCCGCGTGGAGATATCCCTGGACGGGGTGTGGGGCCGCGTCCTGGACGACGGGTGGGACCTGCACGGCGCGGCCGTCGTGTGCCGGCAGCTGGGGTGCGGAGGCGCCGAGCGAGCCTACGACGCGCCTGCACCCCCGCGCGGGGCCGTCCCGGTGCGGCTGAGCCGTGCGCGCTGTCTGGGCACCGAGAGCCGCCTGACCCAGTGCAACGTGTCCGCGGCCCTGCTGGTGTCCGCGGGGACCTCGAGGGACGCGGGTGTCCTGTGCTCCG GGAGCCGCCGGGTGCGGCTGGCCGCGGGCCCGGGCCGCTGTGCAGGGCGTGTGGAGGTGCTCCACGGCGGCGCATGGGGCACCGTGTGCGACGACGGCTGGGACCTGCGGGACGCCCACGTGGTCTGCCGGCAGCTGGCCTGCGGCGCCGCCCTCAGCGCCCCAGGGGCCGCGCACTTCGGGGCTGGGGCCGGGCGCATCTGGATGGACGAGCTGGGCTGCGGGGGCCAGGAGTCTGCGCTGTGGCAGTGCCCGTCGGAGGGCTGGGGCCGGCACGACTGTGGACACAAGGAGGACGCCGGCGTCTTCTGCTCAG AATCGGTGGCCCTGAGGCTGCGAGGCGGCACCCACCACTGCACTGGGTGGCTGGACGTGTTCTACAATGGGACATGGGGCGCTGTGTGCAGTAACACCCTGAAGGACACCTCCATGTCCATCATCTGCAAgcagctgggctgtggggagcagggctggctggagaaCAGGCCCGTCCACGCTGCAGGCTTGGGCGTCTCCTGGGTGGACAACATTGAGTGCCGCAGGCTGCGAAACTccacgctgtggcagtgccccTCAGCCCCGTGGAACCCACGCTCCTGTACCCGCGGAGAGGAGGTCTGGATCACCTGTGCAG GATCATCAGAGCAAACGCCCCAGGATTCCACGGAGACTCTCAACTGCTTATCCACCCACAGCTGCCCAG aGGAGGGCGCGCTGCGCGTGCGCGGGGGAGAGGACGACTGCTCCGGTCGCGTGGAGCTCTGGCACGCCGGCTCCTGGGGCACCGTGTGCGACGATTCCTGGGACCTGGCGGACGCGGAGGTCGTGTGCCGCCAGCTGGGCTGTGGGCGGGCCCTGAGCGCCCTGGCGGGGGCCGCCTTCGGGCCGGGCTCGGGGCCCGTGTGGCTGGACGAGGTGCAGTGCCGGGGCAGCGAGGCGTCCCTGCGGAGCTGCCCCGCGGAGCCGTGGGGACGTGGAGACTGCGCGCACAAAGAGGACGCGGGCGTGCGCTGCTCCC GTGACAAGGGGACCACTGCCCTACCGGAGGCATCTG GCTCTACCCTGGTTCCTCTACCTGCCCTCAAGGCTGGGAGCCTGCCCGTGACCTTCTGCTTCATCCTGGGCACCCTCCTGGGCATTGTCTTGCTGGTCCTGGGGACGAAGTGGTGCCACGACAGAGGAGCCTGCAGGG ATTCCAGAATGTCGGGGAGTCTGCACTCAGAAGGTGTCTATGAGGACATCGCAGCCATCCCTGTGGAGGAGAAAGACAACAGCCCAGGGGGGTCTCAGGACCTGATGCTGGAGGAGGAGTACGACGATGCCCAGGAGCTGGAGCAGGACCCCGAGGacgagggagcagaggagggggcgCCCCTGAGCTCCGTGG GTGGGGCTCTTCACAGCCTGGGCCCAGAAGTTCGGGCTGGGACGGAAGACCAGGGTGGCCGGTGCCCCAGGACGTGA
- the SCART1 gene encoding scavenger receptor cysteine-rich domain-containing protein SCART1 isoform X8: protein MRAALWALILGPLLLSLRAVPTGGPGDLRLAYRPSPCDGVVLVQREGKWGHVCNREWTQREASVVCRQLGCGDAVGAPKYVPLPGEMQLPWLHNVSCSGKESSLWECSLGAWTRSKCPHEWVVVALCKSGTFREIRLVQGRSPCAGLPEIRNVNGVDRLCGLHQEEATVFCQELRCGPALQASRQGLGVVGKYMTCRGTEKTIRDCRLNNNLRSGCDFQQDAEVVCSGLPDALRLRDGQSRCDGRVEISLDGVWGRVLDDGWDLHGAAVVCRQLGCGGAERAYDAPAPPRGAVPVRLSRARCLGTESRLTQCNVSAALLVSAGTSRDAGVLCSGSRRVRLAAGPGRCAGRVEVLHGGAWGTVCDDGWDLRDAHVVCRQLACGAALSAPGAAHFGAGAGRIWMDELGCGGQESALWQCPSEGWGRHDCGHKEDAGVFCSESVALRLRGGTHHCTGWLDVFYNGTWGAVCSNTLKDTSMSIICKQLGCGEQGWLENRPVHAAGLGVSWVDNIECRRLRNSTLWQCPSAPWNPRSCTRGEEVWITCAGSSEQTPQDSTETLNCLSTHSCPEEGALRVRGGEDDCSGRVELWHAGSWGTVCDDSWDLADAEVVCRQLGCGRALSALAGAAFGPGSGPVWLDEVQCRGSEASLRSCPAEPWGRGDCAHKEDAGVRCSRDKGTTALPEASGSTLVPLPALKAGSLPVTFCFILGTLLGIVLLVLGTKWCHDRGACRDSRMSGSLHSEGVYEDIAAIPVEEKDNSPGGSQDLMLEEEYDDAQELEQDPEDEGAEEGAPLSSVGGALHSLGPEVRAGTEDQGGRCPRT, encoded by the exons ATGAGGGCCGCTCTCTGGGCCTTGATACTCGGGCCCCTTCTCCTGTCTCTCAGGGCAGTCCCCACTG GTGGACCCGGCGACCTGAGGCTGGCATACAGACCCAGCCCATGTGACGGAGTGGTGCTGGTCCAACGCGAGGGGAAGTGGGGACACGTGTGCAACCGGGAGTGGACACAGAGGGAGGCGTCTGTGGTCTGCAGGCAGCTGGGCTGTGGAGATGCGGTGGGGGCCCCCAAGTACGTCCCACTGCCTGGGGAGATGCAGCTGCCCTGGCTCCACAACGTGTCCTGCAGCGGAAAGGAGTCCTCCCTGTGGGAGTGCAGCCTCGGGGCATGGACGCGGAGCAAGTGCCCCCACGAGTGGGTGGTGGTGGCTCTGTGCAAGA GCGGCACTTTTCGGGAGATCCGGCTGGTGCAGGGCCGCAGCCCCTGCGCGGGGCTCCCCGAGATCAGGAACGTGAACGGGGTGGATCGCCTCTGTGGCCTGCACCAGGAGGAGGCCACGGTGTTCTGCCAAGAGCTGAGGTGCGGCCCTGCGCTCCAGGCCTCCCGCCAGGGTTTGGGCGTCGTCGGGAAGTATATGACCTGCCGGGGCACCGAGAAGACCATCCGGGACTGCAGGCTCAACAACAACCTTCGCAGCGGCTGTGACTTCCAGCAGGACGCAGAGGTGGTCTGCTCAG gcctccctgacGCCCTGCGACTAAGAGACGGGCAGAGCCGCTGCGATGGCCGCGTGGAGATATCCCTGGACGGGGTGTGGGGCCGCGTCCTGGACGACGGGTGGGACCTGCACGGCGCGGCCGTCGTGTGCCGGCAGCTGGGGTGCGGAGGCGCCGAGCGAGCCTACGACGCGCCTGCACCCCCGCGCGGGGCCGTCCCGGTGCGGCTGAGCCGTGCGCGCTGTCTGGGCACCGAGAGCCGCCTGACCCAGTGCAACGTGTCCGCGGCCCTGCTGGTGTCCGCGGGGACCTCGAGGGACGCGGGTGTCCTGTGCTCCG GGAGCCGCCGGGTGCGGCTGGCCGCGGGCCCGGGCCGCTGTGCAGGGCGTGTGGAGGTGCTCCACGGCGGCGCATGGGGCACCGTGTGCGACGACGGCTGGGACCTGCGGGACGCCCACGTGGTCTGCCGGCAGCTGGCCTGCGGCGCCGCCCTCAGCGCCCCAGGGGCCGCGCACTTCGGGGCTGGGGCCGGGCGCATCTGGATGGACGAGCTGGGCTGCGGGGGCCAGGAGTCTGCGCTGTGGCAGTGCCCGTCGGAGGGCTGGGGCCGGCACGACTGTGGACACAAGGAGGACGCCGGCGTCTTCTGCTCAG AATCGGTGGCCCTGAGGCTGCGAGGCGGCACCCACCACTGCACTGGGTGGCTGGACGTGTTCTACAATGGGACATGGGGCGCTGTGTGCAGTAACACCCTGAAGGACACCTCCATGTCCATCATCTGCAAgcagctgggctgtggggagcagggctggctggagaaCAGGCCCGTCCACGCTGCAGGCTTGGGCGTCTCCTGGGTGGACAACATTGAGTGCCGCAGGCTGCGAAACTccacgctgtggcagtgccccTCAGCCCCGTGGAACCCACGCTCCTGTACCCGCGGAGAGGAGGTCTGGATCACCTGTGCAG GATCATCAGAGCAAACGCCCCAGGATTCCACGGAGACTCTCAACTGCTTATCCACCCACAGCTGCCCAG aGGAGGGCGCGCTGCGCGTGCGCGGGGGAGAGGACGACTGCTCCGGTCGCGTGGAGCTCTGGCACGCCGGCTCCTGGGGCACCGTGTGCGACGATTCCTGGGACCTGGCGGACGCGGAGGTCGTGTGCCGCCAGCTGGGCTGTGGGCGGGCCCTGAGCGCCCTGGCGGGGGCCGCCTTCGGGCCGGGCTCGGGGCCCGTGTGGCTGGACGAGGTGCAGTGCCGGGGCAGCGAGGCGTCCCTGCGGAGCTGCCCCGCGGAGCCGTGGGGACGTGGAGACTGCGCGCACAAAGAGGACGCGGGCGTGCGCTGCTCCC GTGACAAGGGGACCACTGCCCTACCGGAGGCATCTG GCTCTACCCTGGTTCCTCTACCTGCCCTCAAGGCTGGGAGCCTGCCCGTGACCTTCTGCTTCATCCTGGGCACCCTCCTGGGCATTGTCTTGCTGGTCCTGGGGACGAAGTGGTGCCACGACAGAGGAGCCTGCAGGG ATTCCAGAATGTCGGGGAGTCTGCACTCAGAAGGTGTCTATGAGGACATCGCAGCCATCCCTGTGGAGGAGAAAGACAACAGCCCAGGGGGGTCTCAGGACCTGATGCTGGAGGAGGAGTACGACGATGCCCAGGAGCTGGAGCAGGACCCCGAGGacgagggagcagaggagggggcgCCCCTGAGCTCCGTGG GTGGGGCTCTTCACAGCCTGGGCCCAGAAGTTCGGGCTGGGACGGAAGACCAGGGTGGCCGGTGCCCCAGGACGTGA